One window from the genome of Dysgonomonadaceae bacterium PH5-43 encodes:
- a CDS encoding 16S rRNA (guanine527-N7)-methyltransferase (product_source=KO:K03501; cath_funfam=3.40.50.150; cog=COG0357; ko=KO:K03501; pfam=PF02527; superfamily=53335; tigrfam=TIGR00138): MDLIKKYFPELSPLQEKQFSAIYELYKDWNSKINLISRKDIENLYEKHILHSLGIAKVINFKDTTSILDVGTGGGFPGIPLAILFPNTNFLLLDSIGKKVMVAQSIAEEIQLENVECIHSRIEDEKRTFDFVVSRAVMPLPDLVKLSKKNIDKKNSNALPNGILCLKGGDLQNELKPFKNKVVEYELSDYFTEEFFQTKKVVYLPL; this comes from the coding sequence ATGGATTTAATAAAAAAATACTTCCCCGAACTTTCTCCTTTACAAGAGAAACAGTTTTCAGCTATTTATGAACTTTACAAAGATTGGAACAGTAAAATCAATCTAATATCAAGAAAGGATATTGAAAACTTATACGAAAAACATATATTACACTCTTTAGGTATTGCTAAAGTTATAAACTTTAAGGACACAACTTCAATACTTGATGTTGGTACAGGTGGTGGATTTCCCGGTATTCCTTTGGCTATACTATTTCCTAATACAAACTTTTTGTTGTTAGACAGTATCGGTAAAAAGGTTATGGTAGCGCAAAGTATAGCAGAAGAGATACAACTCGAAAACGTGGAGTGTATTCATTCGAGAATAGAAGACGAGAAACGTACTTTCGACTTTGTGGTTAGTCGTGCCGTTATGCCTTTGCCCGACTTGGTGAAATTATCAAAGAAGAATATAGATAAGAAAAATAGCAATGCTTTACCAAATGGTATTCTTTGTCTTAAAGGAGGTGATTTGCAAAACGAGCTAAAACCGTTCAAAAACAAGGTTGTAGAATATGAACTAAGTGATTATTTTACCGAAGAGTTTTTTCAGACAAAGAAAGTTGTATATCTTCCTTTATAA
- a CDS encoding hydroxyacylglutathione hydrolase (product_source=KO:K01069; cath_funfam=3.60.15.10; cog=COG0491; ko=KO:K01069; pfam=PF00753; smart=SM00849; superfamily=56281) — protein MKIRIFEFNPVSVNTYLIYDDTKEAAIIDCGASDDKEFAQLKEYIECHNLKLKYILNTHLHFDHVLGNIYMYKEYGLKPMYNEIEDSMPGLRAQSTAFGLGLNYEPVKAEQFINDGDIISFGNTKLKALSTPGHSPGSLSFYNEKDNCVFTGDALFRYSIGRTDLWQGNFDTLIHSIKDKLLTLPNDTIVYPGHGPATTVKSEKENNPYLQ, from the coding sequence ATGAAGATTAGAATATTTGAATTTAATCCAGTATCTGTAAACACTTATCTGATTTACGATGACACGAAAGAAGCGGCAATCATAGATTGTGGAGCCTCTGATGATAAAGAATTTGCCCAACTGAAAGAATATATAGAGTGTCATAATCTGAAATTAAAATATATTCTGAATACACATCTTCACTTCGACCACGTATTGGGAAATATATATATGTATAAAGAGTATGGCTTGAAGCCTATGTATAACGAAATAGAAGACTCGATGCCTGGATTAAGAGCGCAGTCGACAGCTTTTGGCTTAGGCTTGAACTACGAACCAGTAAAAGCCGAACAGTTTATAAATGATGGAGATATAATTTCTTTTGGAAACACAAAACTAAAAGCTCTTTCTACTCCCGGACATTCGCCTGGTAGTTTGTCGTTCTACAACGAAAAAGATAATTGCGTGTTTACGGGCGATGCTTTGTTTCGTTATAGTATAGGAAGAACAGACTTGTGGCAAGGAAATTTTGATACTCTTATACATTCAATAAAAGATAAACTGTTAACCCTGCCTAATGATACTATTGTTTATCCTGGTCACGGGCCTGCAACAACAGTAAAAAGCGAAA